The Pseudobacteroides sp. genome segment TCTTTAAATCCAGCGTCATTACAGAATTATTTGATGCTTGGGTACTCATAGTTGTAGTCTGTGTTGCACCTGTTTCACCTGTATTCTGTGGAATTGAATTTAAATTTGAACTTGTATCCGAGCTTTCATTTGAACTTGTATGGTTTGCTGATGAGTTTGATGCTGTAGGATCAGGGGATTCCACTTCCAATCCGTATAAACTGCAGATTCCCGCGAGGCCATTAGAAAATCCGCTTCCGACAGCTGCAAATTTCCAGCTGTTTTTATACTTATATATCTCAAAAGCAACAATAGCTTTTTCATTACTGAACATGTCCTGTCTTAAGTCATATTGGATCAATACCCTTTTTGTAACTGCACAGATAACTTGTACATAAGCTCCCTGTATCCTACTAAAATTATCCATTCCCATGCTTTCATCATAAATTGAAAGGCTGAAGGCTATTTTAGATATTCTTTCGGGTATTTTTAATAAATCAACATTGATGGACTTGCCATCCTGTTCCAGTACTATCCCTCTGTCAAATGTCGCAGGATTATTGTAAAATACAAAATCACTTTCATATTGAACCTTGTCGGAACTCCCAAGCGGAAATGCAGAGACATCCAAAGAAATCCTTGAATCTGCCCAACCGAAGGACAGTGAAATTTTAGATGAATTTCCAAGGTAATTTGCCAAATCAACTCTTTGACCTTTTATAAGATAGGTGCACATTAAGTTCGCTCCCCCTATTTGAAACTTATGATTTTAGTATGAATTGCCATTTATGAATATATTAATAATATCATGTATCTGACATTTGTTGTATAGAAATTTGCATTTTTATATGACTTATTTAATATCTACTACTGCTCAAATTTTAAAATAAAAGTGCTAATGATGTTTTGAAATTGCTCACTGGTGAATATTAATTACTATATTGAAAATATTTAAGTTAAAAGGGGTCAAGTCAATGACATTTTATGTTATTAAAGCAAGAAGGATACTGCCTGTAGCTTTGGCTTTAGTTATTGCTGTTGCTGCTGTATTCATCATACTTATGTCTACTTCAGAGGTGCTTGGAGTGTTTAACGGAAGAAATAACGATTTACCCATATATTCGGTTGATGGCCCGAATAAGGTTGTATCAATAACCTTTGATTGTGCCTGGGGAGCAGATGATATACCGGATATTTTAACCACTTTGAAAAAAGAGAACATAAAAGCAACTTTTTTTGTACTTGGTCAGTGGGCTCAAAAAAACCCTGAAATGATAAAGATGATGGCAATGGACGGACACGATACGGCTAACCATTCACAGTCGCACTTCAAGATGGGGGCTCTAAGCGGAGAAAAAATAAGAGAGGAAATTGATTTATGCGGACAGAAGCTAAGTGAAATTACAGGAAATAAGCCTGACCTGTTCAGGGCTCCATATGGTGATTATAATAATGATGTTGTGAGAATTGCAAGGGAATTAGGGTATTATACAATTCAATGGGATGTTGACAGCCTTGATTGGCGTCCTGGCATATCACAGAGTGAGATAATGAATAGAATTGTTACAAAAGTAAAGCCCGGATCAATTATCCTTTTCCATAATGATACACCCCATACTGCAAGGATGCTGCCTAATATCATTTCTGCATTAAAGAATAACGGTTATGAATTTCTACCTGTTTCAAAGTTGATAATGAGGGATAATTATTATATTGATTTTGACGGGACACAAAGAAGGAACAAGTAGGAATTGACCCATACCCCATTTTGTAGACACATGGAACATAGAGTATAATAAAACAAAAGGAAGGTGTGTCGAAGATGGGAAAAGTTTATGATCAGGCGTATAAGACTGAGATATGTAAAAGGATAGTTGAAGGTGGAGAAACAGTATCAAGTGTTTCCAAAGAAATAGGTATAAGAGATACAACAATATATGGATGGGTATCAAGATACCGTGAAAACAGTGAGAAGCCATTTGTCGGTAGTGGTCATATAAAACCGGAAGATGAAGCATTTAAAAAGCTACAAAGGGAAATTAAAGAGCTTAAGGAAGAAAACGAGATATTAAAAAAGGCGGCAGCTTACTTCGCAAAAAACCAAAAGTAGAAATATACAAGTTTATCAAAGCTGAATCGTCAAATTACAGAATAGCGAAGCTATGCAAAGTACTTGAAGTTAAAAGAAGTGGTTATTATGCATGGGATAAACGTCCAGAGAGTAAGAGAATTATTAGGGAAAGAAATCTTACAGAACTTGTAAAGAAAGAGTTTTATGAAAACAAGCAGATTCCAGGGTCTGTAAAAATAGCACAAAGGCTTAGCAAACCAGAGTCACCAGTAAACCGAAAAACAGTTGCAAAGATAATGAGGAATAATGGTTGGAAGTCTAAAG includes the following:
- a CDS encoding polysaccharide deacetylase family protein, which codes for MTFYVIKARRILPVALALVIAVAAVFIILMSTSEVLGVFNGRNNDLPIYSVDGPNKVVSITFDCAWGADDIPDILTTLKKENIKATFFVLGQWAQKNPEMIKMMAMDGHDTANHSQSHFKMGALSGEKIREEIDLCGQKLSEITGNKPDLFRAPYGDYNNDVVRIARELGYYTIQWDVDSLDWRPGISQSEIMNRIVTKVKPGSIILFHNDTPHTARMLPNIISALKNNGYEFLPVSKLIMRDNYYIDFDGTQRRNK
- a CDS encoding IS3 family transposase (programmed frameshift) — protein: MSKMGKVYDQAYKTEICKRIVEGGETVSSVSKEIGIRDTTIYGWVSRYRENSEKPFVGSGHIKPEDEAFKKLQREIKELKEENEILKKAGSLLRKKPKVEIYKFIKAESSNYRIAKLCKVLEVKRSGYYAWDKRPESKRIIRERNLTELVKKEFYENKQIPGSVKIAQRLSKPESPVNRKTVAKIMRNNGWKSKVVKKYKATTNSNHNLPVAENILNRDFYAKNPNEKWVSDITYIPTDEGWLYLAGIVDLCGREVVGWAMDERMTKDLVIRCLNQARDRRANPKGVLIHSDMGSQYCSNDYQQLLKKHSFICSMSRKVNCWDNALMKSFWGKLKQEWLNEQHFKTRDKARAAIFWYIEIYYRRKRLHVSNGYKTPEMFTAAAANF